A single genomic interval of Methylocystis sp. IM3 harbors:
- the rsmD gene encoding 16S rRNA (guanine(966)-N(2))-methyltransferase RsmD, giving the protein MRIVGGALRGRALAAPKSQAIRPTSDRLRESVFDILAHRFGDPASGAAVIDLFAGTGALGFEALSRGAARALFVDDGAEARALLRANIETLGLGGVTRIFRRDATKLGLAPPGEVFSLAFLDPPYGRGLAGPALAALVEGGWLAKGALVVVEEAAGAEIALPPALTAEEERRYGDTQFLFARHGA; this is encoded by the coding sequence CCGCTCCGAAATCGCAGGCCATCCGCCCGACCTCGGACCGGCTGCGGGAATCGGTCTTCGACATTCTGGCGCATCGCTTCGGCGATCCGGCGTCGGGCGCGGCCGTGATCGACCTCTTCGCCGGCACCGGCGCGCTGGGGTTCGAGGCTTTGTCGCGCGGCGCGGCCCGCGCGCTGTTCGTGGACGACGGCGCCGAGGCCCGCGCGCTTCTGCGCGCCAATATCGAGACGCTCGGTCTGGGCGGCGTCACCCGCATCTTCCGGCGGGACGCGACCAAGCTCGGCCTCGCGCCTCCGGGCGAAGTCTTTTCGCTCGCTTTTCTCGATCCGCCCTATGGCAGAGGCCTCGCCGGCCCGGCGCTCGCGGCGCTGGTGGAGGGCGGCTGGCTTGCGAAAGGCGCGCTCGTCGTCGTCGAGGAAGCGGCCGGGGCGGAGATCGCCCTGCCCCCGGCGCTGACGGCGGAAGAGGAGCGCCGTTACGGCGACACCCAGTTTCTCTTCGCGCGACATGGGGCCTGA